The following proteins are encoded in a genomic region of Coffea eugenioides isolate CCC68of chromosome 6, Ceug_1.0, whole genome shotgun sequence:
- the LOC113775478 gene encoding rop guanine nucleotide exchange factor 7-like → MDRALSSQEEKEANVRYQPQLKHYAFLKQSTRRSRKKNPFFLLKYWASKSLSNLHVRPKMSSSFRSERFHFNGMVVNNSVYCASPCSSEGKMDSSPEKREEMGNGNYGFCDNDRIAVEESGESSSSSCFLASEVTLNDEEHSTEDSSSPPSMIWPIQKDEPPHYASSHVSEDAHKPHSDTRKLEKQGSSLSETEMMKERFAKLLLGEDMSGCGNGVSTSLAISNAITNLCATIFGQIWRLEPLPLEKRLMWRREMEWLLSVSDHIVELIPSLQTFPDGSTLEVMTSRPRSDLYVNLPALRKLDNMLLEILDSFKNTDFWYVDQGIMSLEENGSSSFRNPLPRQEEKWWLPVPRVPIGGLSGNARKLLQHRRDCTNQILKAAMAINSITLADMEVPESYLEALPKNAKASLGDLIYRYINSDQFSPECLLDCLDLSSEHQALEIANRVEASIYAWRRRSSSKHLNSTNKSNPKSSWEIVKDLVIDADKRELLSERAESLLLCLRQRFPGLSQTTLDMSKIQYNKDVGKAILESYSRVLESLAFNIVARIDDLVYVDDLTKHSDQPFSMSKVGMIAHRGVVIVPPSNTPYKTAFTTPSFSPALRPSPATVERSPILENKLPHRGFGVKKVLTDYLSIDAKGKDLNKQNIRSDSSSSTYQESSASQSLDCSDFPSEVKSPLTHDSPREE, encoded by the exons ATGGATAGAGCTCTCTCAAGCCAAGAGGAAAAAGAGGCCAATGTACGATATCAGCCACAGCTCAAGCATTATGCATTTCTAAAGCAGTCCACAAGAAGGTCAAGAAAGAAGAACCCATTTTTTCTACTCAAGTATTGGGCTTCAAAATCACTGAGTAATTTGCATGTTAGACCTAAAATGTCCAGCTCATTCCGCAGTGAACGTTTTCATTTTAATGGGATGGTAGTCAACAACTCTGTTTATTGTGCTTCACCTTGCTCATCTGAGGGCAAGATGGATTCTTCACCGGAGAAGAGGGAGGAAATGGGAAATGGAAATTATGGGTTTTGTGACAATGACCGTATAGCTGTGGAGGAGTCTGGGGAAAGTAGTTCAAGTTCATGTTTTCTGGCGTCAGAAGTAACTCTGAACGATGAAGAACATAGTACTGAGGATTCCTCTTCGCCGCCTTCAATGATTTGGCCTATTCAGAAGGATGAACCACCGCATTATGCCAGTTCTCATGTTTCTGAAGATGCGCACAAACCCCATTCTGACACCAGGAAGTTAGAGAAACAAGGGTCATCACTATCAG agacTGAAATGATGAAAGAAAGATTTGCCAAATTGCTGCTCGGGGAGGATATGTCTGGATGTGGAAATGGGGTTTCTACTTCTCTAGCTATATCCAATGCTATTACCAATCTCTGTG CTACAATTTTTGGGCAAATTTGGAGATTAGAACCTCTTCCTCTTGAGAAGAGATTAATGTGGCGAAGAGAAATGGAATGGCTTCTTTCTGTTAGTGATCACATTGTAGAGTTGATACCATCTTTGCAGACATTTCCAGATGGAAGCACTCTTGAG GTTATGACCTCCAGGCCGCGGTCTGATCTATATGTTAACCTCCCTGCTCTACGTAAATTAGATAATATGCTTCTC GAAATATTAGATAGCTTCAAGAACACAGACTTCTGGTACGTTGACCAGGGGATCATGTCTCTAGAAGAAAACGGATCATCCTCATTCCGGAATCCCCTCCCCCGTCAGGAGGAGAAATGGTGGCTGCCAGTGCCTAGAGTCCCCATAGGTGGCCTCAGTGGGAATGCAAGAAAACTGTTGCAGCACAGACGTGATTGTACAAACCAAATCCTCAAAGCTGCGATGGCAATCAACAGCATTACTTTGGCTGATATGGAAGTTCCCGAGTCATATTTGGAAGCTCTTCCAAAG AATGCCAAAGCCAGTTTGGGTGACCTTATTTATCGATACATCAATTCAGATCAATTTTCTCCCGAGTGTTTGCTCGACTGCCTTGACTTGTCATCAGAGCATCAAGCTCTCGAGATTGCTAACAGAGTGGAGGCGTCAATTTATGCCTGGCGTCGTCGAAGTAGCTCAAAACATTTAAATAGCACAAATAAATCCAATCCAAAGTCATCATGGGAAATTGTCAAGGATCTGGTCATTGATGCAGACAAGAGAGAGCTGCTTTCAGAGAGAGCCGAAAGCCTGCTGCTTTGCTTGAGACAACGGTTTCCTGGTCTCTCTCAGACGACCTTAGACATGAGTAAAATTCAGTATAACAAG GATGTCGGCAAGGCCATATTGGAGAGCTACTCACGGGTATTGGAGAGTTTGGCATTCAACATTGTGGCCCGCATTGACGACCTAGTTTATGTGGATGACTTGACCAAGCATTCGGATCAACCTTTTTCTATGTCGAAGGTCGGTATGATTGCTCATAGGGGTGTTGTTATCGTGCCTCCCTCAAATACTCCATACAAAACAGCTTTTACGACACCAAGCTTCTCACCTGCGCTGCGCCCTAGTCCTGCAACTGTCGAAAGATCACCAATTCTTGAAAACAAGCTTCCCCATCGAGGGTTCGGTGTGAAAAAGGTTTTGACAGATTATTTGAGTATCGATGCGAAAGGGAAGGA